A single genomic interval of Zobellia nedashkovskayae harbors:
- a CDS encoding DUF5686 family protein, giving the protein MKNLLLFVVLLFSLVASAQTKVGGIVIDEDNQPVAFANVLFKGSYEGTITDDNGNFYMESEDDHPILLISFIGYESVEIPLTTKVTYKMKVVMKESSQQLDEVVLVGGKQSKKNNPAVDILRKIWAKKRENGLRKFNQYAFEKYEKVEFDLNTIDSALMKKKIFKGLEFVFKDLDTSRITGKTYLPIFLNETFSKVYGDNRLNEEKEEILGNKNSGFDNNQSIIAFVADLYQEYDIYDNYLKFFDKSFTSPLSRTGVDVYNYALRDSAFIEDKWCYNIVYYPRRKNELTFKGDFWVNDSTYAVKNINLEVTKSANINWVKEIYIEQDFEVVNDSVFLLKRDYMMSDFSFQKKEESRGMYGKRTTVFDNYTFDQKKPKEFYKTESNPYDTAVLNRDSTFWENSRLESLNKDEKGIYQLLDTLKTVPKFRSYYNLVSILGSGYVEIDKWNMDIGSVYDVFGYNQAEGPRFRIGARSYFGENDLWRVEGYTAYGFTDKKFKHGMSGKILLDKKSRLIVSGGNRRDIEQLGVSLTATNDVLGRSIASSSLVTVGANNRLTNINLSKFNIEIEPVTNLRLGIGGTFRKLSSALPDDFSLDYVDADSPTGISSEINQFDFNALVVYTPGKRTIGYGVERKGMNEDYSTLLLSYTKGVDVVFDSDFSYSKLQFSYSQPWQIGGFGRLFSTLEMGKTFNTVPLGLLNVVPGNQTFFSNYGTFPNLDFYEFVTDTYVALHLQHNFNGRIFSRIPLLRKLNLREIIGLRGVWGDLSDENKALSLPATINTPLQAPSEKIYYEYSLGIGNIFKILRIDFNFRGNYLDAPDARPFSITGTFGFDF; this is encoded by the coding sequence ATGAAAAACCTTCTATTATTTGTTGTACTGCTTTTTTCTTTGGTTGCCAGCGCGCAAACCAAAGTAGGTGGTATTGTTATTGACGAAGATAACCAGCCGGTAGCTTTTGCCAATGTACTTTTTAAAGGTTCTTATGAAGGTACTATTACCGATGATAATGGTAACTTTTATATGGAGTCAGAAGATGACCACCCCATCCTTCTTATTTCTTTTATAGGGTACGAGAGTGTAGAAATTCCGCTAACTACAAAAGTGACCTATAAGATGAAGGTCGTAATGAAGGAGTCCTCTCAACAGTTAGATGAGGTAGTTCTTGTTGGAGGAAAGCAGTCTAAGAAAAATAATCCTGCAGTAGATATACTGAGAAAAATATGGGCAAAAAAACGGGAGAACGGTCTACGGAAGTTTAACCAATATGCTTTTGAGAAGTATGAGAAGGTAGAATTTGACCTGAATACTATTGATAGCGCCCTAATGAAGAAAAAGATATTTAAGGGTCTTGAGTTTGTCTTTAAGGATTTAGATACTTCACGTATTACAGGAAAAACCTATTTACCAATATTTTTGAACGAAACGTTCTCTAAAGTCTACGGAGATAATCGCCTTAATGAAGAGAAAGAAGAGATTCTAGGTAATAAAAACTCTGGTTTTGATAACAATCAATCAATAATTGCTTTTGTTGCGGATCTGTATCAAGAGTATGATATCTATGATAATTACCTGAAGTTTTTTGATAAAAGTTTTACCAGTCCTTTGTCAAGAACAGGGGTTGACGTTTATAACTATGCCCTGCGCGATAGTGCGTTTATTGAGGATAAGTGGTGTTACAACATTGTCTATTACCCAAGAAGAAAGAACGAACTTACTTTTAAAGGTGATTTCTGGGTGAACGATTCTACATACGCTGTAAAGAACATCAATTTAGAAGTGACCAAAAGTGCCAACATCAACTGGGTCAAAGAAATATATATTGAGCAAGATTTTGAAGTAGTTAATGATTCTGTGTTTCTTTTGAAGCGGGATTATATGATGAGTGATTTTAGTTTTCAGAAGAAGGAAGAATCAAGAGGTATGTATGGTAAGCGTACTACCGTTTTTGATAATTATACTTTTGATCAAAAGAAACCAAAAGAATTTTACAAGACAGAGAGTAACCCTTATGACACCGCGGTCTTAAATCGTGATAGTACTTTTTGGGAGAATAGTAGGTTGGAGAGTTTAAATAAGGATGAAAAAGGAATTTATCAGTTATTGGATACCTTAAAGACCGTACCAAAATTTAGGTCATACTACAATTTGGTCAGTATTTTGGGTAGTGGTTATGTTGAAATTGATAAGTGGAACATGGACATTGGTTCCGTATATGATGTTTTTGGTTATAATCAAGCCGAAGGGCCACGTTTTCGCATAGGTGCGCGTTCCTATTTTGGAGAAAATGACCTTTGGCGTGTCGAAGGGTATACCGCTTATGGTTTCACCGATAAAAAATTTAAGCACGGTATGTCCGGTAAAATATTACTTGACAAAAAGAGCAGACTTATTGTTTCAGGTGGTAACCGGAGAGATATTGAGCAGCTAGGAGTGAGTCTTACAGCTACGAATGACGTCCTCGGTAGAAGTATAGCGTCGTCTTCATTGGTGACTGTAGGGGCTAATAATAGGCTAACGAATATTAACCTGAGCAAATTCAATATAGAAATTGAACCGGTAACTAACCTTAGGCTTGGGATAGGAGGAACGTTTAGAAAGTTAAGCTCGGCCTTACCGGATGATTTTAGTCTAGATTATGTAGATGCAGATTCTCCAACGGGAATCTCGTCAGAGATAAACCAGTTCGATTTTAATGCATTGGTAGTTTATACGCCTGGCAAAAGAACTATAGGTTATGGCGTGGAACGTAAGGGAATGAACGAAGATTACAGTACGTTACTATTGAGCTATACGAAAGGTGTAGATGTAGTTTTTGATAGTGATTTTAGCTATAGCAAATTGCAGTTTTCTTATAGTCAGCCTTGGCAAATAGGTGGTTTTGGTAGATTGTTCTCAACTTTAGAAATGGGTAAAACCTTTAATACAGTGCCTTTGGGACTATTAAATGTAGTGCCAGGTAACCAGACATTCTTTTCAAACTATGGAACATTTCCTAATCTTGATTTCTATGAGTTTGTTACCGATACTTATGTTGCATTACACTTACAGCATAATTTTAACGGCCGTATTTTTTCGCGAATTCCTTTGTTAAGAAAGCTTAATCTGCGTGAAATTATAGGACTTAGGGGAGTCTGGGGAGATTTGTCTGATGAAAACAAAGCTTTGAGCTTACCAGCTACAATAAATACACCATTACAGGCGCCATCTGAAAAAATCTACTATGAGTATTCGTTAGGGATTGGTAACATTTTTAAGATTCTTAGAATAGATTTTAACTTTAGAGGTAATTATTTAGATGCTCCAGATGCTCGTCCTTTCAGTATTACAGGAACGTTCGGATTTGACTTCTAA